One window of the Eucalyptus grandis isolate ANBG69807.140 chromosome 6, ASM1654582v1, whole genome shotgun sequence genome contains the following:
- the LOC104451973 gene encoding receptor like protein 22 → MPNNSTSFFCQTDGIPTVPKMLSWNADMDCCSWKGVVCDQMTGHVIRLELGCSPINPTCYSSAGSSNSTELSTLDSLNLSSLHKSERPSGSNSNMLLQNLTMLRVLILDGLNMSGIDLNRLMNLSPSLELLSLRYCKLRGQLAANFFLLPKLTCLNLSGNKELSGYLPESSSNSSLKVLDLSFTGFSGVLPESIGDLHSLEILWLCHCNFNGSIPSSVGNLTRLTGLDFSFNELSGQVPPTLSNLNWLTLLDLSSNNFIGPIPNVFDNKTQLQRLLFSHNHFADPIPPSIKNLSNLAQLDISNNLIHGSIPSSLFSLPSLTSLDLSNNRLSGHIGEFLAAPSLDHVDLSGNQLGGSIPSSIFQLGNLTHLSISANNLTGVLDLRLLSRLKNLTDLDLSDNILSLSNSENAEHVLPNLSKVRLSGCNITEIPAFLRNSTSVDWMDLSSNKIHGNIPSWMWDVGTESLSYLNISHNSLTSFKQVPWKNLLFLDLHSNLIQGPVLPPPLPNSVLFFSLANNQLTGYIPSSICEMKDLQFLDLSRNNFTGTIPQCLGNVSDSLLVLDLQENGLSGTISLTFSKNAVLSSLHLNGNKFEGLLPRSLINCKQLEVLDLGGNKLNDTFPRWLETLPSLQVLVLRSNRFHSSIGNPGTEFPFSQLRILDLSSNELTGPLPSAYFVNLKAMMSTHQDGSETRYMDQGSIPQGNQFNTFQAESYRGNPGLCGYPLSKTCTNSRVPGEPPVLPEGGAHSFFAEILESGAVEIGLACGIVLGLIMSNLRYLRSFL, encoded by the exons ATGCCTAATAATTCGACGTCCTTCTTCTGTCAAACGGACGGCATTCCCACTGTACCAAAGATGCTTTCCTGGAATGCTGACATGGATTGTTGCTCATGGAAGGGAGTCGTGTGCGATCAGATGACAGGTCATGTGATTCGCCTTGAACTTGGCTGCTCCCCCATAAACCCGACCTGCTACTCTTCTGCAGGGTCTTCAAACAGCACTGAACTATCTACATTGGATTCCCtcaatctttcttctcttcacaAATCAGAAAGGCCATCAGGGTCAAATTCCAATATGCTGCTTCAAAACCTGACCATGTTAAGAGTGCTCATTCTCGATGGGTTAAACATGTCTGGCATTGACCTGAATCGCTTGATgaatctctctccatctctgGAACTCCTCAGCCTCAGATATTGTAAATTGCGTGGCCAGTTAGCAgcaaactttttccttttgccaaagCTGACATGTCTCAATTTATCAGGCAACAAGGAGCTTTCGGGTTACTTACCTGAATCATCTTCGAACAGCTCTTTGAAGGTTTTGGACTTGTCCTTTACAGGCTTCTCTGGAGTATTACCAGAGTCCATCGGCGACCTGCACTCTTTGGAGATACTCTGGCTATGCCATTGTAATTTCAATGGCTCAATTCCATCGTCAGTTGGTAACCTAACGCGACTCACTGGATTGGATTTCTCATTCAATGAGCTTAGTGGTCAGGTTCCTCCGACTCTGTCCAACCTCAATTGGCTCACTCTGCTCGATCTTTCCTCCAACAATTTCATAGGTCCAATACCCAATGTCTTCGACAACAAGACACAACTTCAACGACTGCTTTTCTCACATAACCACTTCGCGGACCCCATTCCTCCGAGCATAAAGAATCTTTCCAATCTAGCCCAACTTGACATTTCCAATAACCTCATTCATGGGTCTATACCGTCATCACTGTTCTCTCTTCCATCCTTGACGAGCCTAGACCTCAGTAACAATAGGCTCAGTGGTCACATCGGTGAGTTCCTTGCTGCACCCTCATTAGACCATGTTGACCTGAGTGGTAATCAGTTGGGTGGCTCAATCCCGAGCTCAATTTTTCAGCTTGGGAACCTTACTCACTTGAGTATCTCAGCAAATAACTTGACCGGTGTTTTAGACCTACGATTGCTCTCGAGACTTAAAAATCTGACAGATCTTGATCTTTCAGACAACATTTTGTCACTCAGCAATAGTGAAAATGCCGAGCATGTCTTGCCGAACCTCTCTAAAGTCCGTCTTTCTGGCTGCAATATTACTGAAATCCCTGCATTCTTGAGAAATTCTACCAGCGTAGATTGGATGGACCTGTCGAGCAATAAAATCCATGGCAATATCCCGTCATGGATGTGGGATGTCGGGACTGAGTCACTGTCTTATCTCAATATCTCTCACAACTCCCTCACTAGCTTCAAACAAGTtccatggaaaaatcttttatttctTGACCTGCATTCGAACTTGATCCAAGGGCCGGTTCTACCTCCACCACTCCCAAATTCGGTTCTCTTCTTCTCGCTAGCCAACAATCAATTGACTGGCTATATCCCTAGTTCTATTTGTGAAATGAAGGACCTGCAATTTCTTGACCTCTCTCGTAACAATTTCACTGGAACAATCCCTCAATGTCTAGGGAACGTCAGCGACAGCCTTTTAGTGTTGGATCTGCAAGAAAATGGACTTTCTGGCACAATCTCACTCACATTCAGCAAAAATGCTGTCCTGAGCAGTCTTCACCTCAATGGAAACAAATTTGAAGGCCTGTTGCCGCGCTCTCTAATCAATTGCAAGCAGCTTGAAGTGCTGGATCTCGGTGGTAACAAGTTGAACGACACTTTTCCAAGATGGTTGGAAACACTTCCTAGCCTGCAGGTCTTGGTCTTGCGATCAAACAGATTTCACAGCTCCATAGGCAACCCCGGAACTGAATTTCCCTTTTCGCAGTTGCGCATTCTCGACCTTTCCTCCAATGAGCTCACGGGTCCTTTGCCCAGTGCCTATTTTGTGAACCTGAAAGCAATGATGTCGACTCATCAGGATGGATCGGAGACGCGATACATGGATCAAG GATCGATTCCTCAGGGGAACCAATTCAACACATTTCAAGCAGAATCATATCGTGGCAACCCAGGACTGTGCGGGTATCCGTTGTCCAAAACTTGTACTAATTCGAGGGTGCCAGGGGAGCCTCCTGTCCTGCCTGAAGGCGGGGCACACTCGTTCTTTGCAGAAATTCTCGAATCAGGTGCTGTGGAAATAGGATTAGCATGTGGCATAGTTCTCGGGCTGATCATGAGTAATTTGCGATATTTGAGATCCTTTCTGTGA
- the LOC120294700 gene encoding thaumatin-like pathogenesis-related protein 2: MAEEAPAAMEDRQISGVLQMETGEGWKSGVLLLFFLGGLTVVASGSSTLVYRNACPVQVFPSLIPTGDCVEINKSTSLGAVAPYRQLRVPLPDDWFGFGFIRTGCISTGMGFHNCTTANCEGRDCTAQDLVVATIFSISSDGYIISVERGYNVGLAMEFMCNGCSGCPSATCKAQLGSCPNNLRVFNSSGAVAACMPSPGRELHFSQDECIFPGDYTTSRLRIPCREKNLVIMIKISC, translated from the exons ATGGCAGAGGAAGCGCCGGCGGCCATGGAGGACAGGCAGATCAGCGGAG TCTTGCAGATGGAAACTGGAGAAGGATGGAAATCCGGGGTGCTgttgctcttcttcctcg GAGGACTTACTGTCGTTGCTTCAGGGAGCTCAACGCTGGTCTATAGAAATGCTTGCCCAGTACAAGTATTTCCATCTCTGATTCCGACTGGTGATTGTgttgaaattaacaaaagcaCCAGTCTCGGTGCAGTTGCTCCATATAGACAACTGCGAGTTCCTTTGCCGGATGATTGGTTCGGCTTTGGCTTTATCAGGACTGGGTGCATCTCGACTGGAATGGGCTTTCACAATTGCACCACTGCTAATTGTGAAGGAAGAGATTGTACCGCACAGGACCTTGTGGTCGCCACGATTTTCAGCATTTCCAGTGACGGTTACATCATATCCGTAGAAAGGGGGTACAATGTTGGACTTGCTATGGAGTTCATGTGTAATGGCTGCAGCGGCTGCCCCTCCGCAACCTGCAAAGCCCAGTTGGGCAGCTGCCCAAATAATCTGAGGGTGTTCAACAGTTCAGGAGCTGTGGCTGCATGCATGCCATCACCTGGTAGGGAGCTGCATTTCTCTCAGGATGAATGCATTTTCCCAGGTGATTACACTACTTCCAGGCTGAGGATCCCTTGTCGAGAGAAGAATCTTGTTATAATGATTAAAATATCATGCTGA